One Fusarium poae strain DAOMC 252244 chromosome 4, whole genome shotgun sequence DNA window includes the following coding sequences:
- a CDS encoding hypothetical protein (BUSCO:26695at5125): protein MATASSPSSLSSPASFVTAHDVALDKSTAASSPVQDNPCPYRDGRQLPRDLKSHCQILLEEQLYTSAINLLSSIATSSVSKRKPTKKPVPIPPPAHLALLNTLVVHPILTTRAEKKNQLDVSSCALGYLRNILNLVGPVNAGFRTAFQFSSASRTGRRWDQNAHANDSDMSDADSNGEDERLQGKLANDGSVWNRGQDFWSTIGWAFNCSALYPARWRYWRAWLEFMLEVLEADWDERERRDKEAQQANGPESEMPRTSREDSIIVMYMNQQNGSQNGARGFIKALFADGSEISSLAYREVFDKEPKGPRKESKKRKREQVLDLENDKFGDYFDDESMSSGVSEPPTPQKPKDSRKLGTAGVHAPGFVESVNIRLRLFSLLSAVTWSLQKSADLNRLYEEYCASLKRLPLPMFSLFSCQRPNILVSEARITITKELFDLLLPSSYKHPSKVDKDGEAKGALTLPMLEHCYVSHPANTVALDDNAKLSLVIEDAIQLLWACDLMEYSEDFAEAVEKGIKARETKAKKRRTGKMKSDETDAIAQEVLGNSGERIRILLEALKLDQEEAS, encoded by the exons ATGGCAACAGCCTCGTCCCCTTCCAGTCTGTCATCGCCGGCTTCTTTTGTAACCGCGCATGACGTTGCTCTCGACAAATCTACGGCCGCCAGCAGCCCCGTACAAGACAACCCTTGTCCCTATCGCGATGGGCGACAATTGCCCCGCGACTTGAAGTCGCATTGCCAAATTCTCCTTGAAGAACAACTTT ATACCTCCGCGATTAATCTCCTCAGCAGCATTGCCACATCAAGCGTATCGAAACGCAAACCCACAAAGAAGCCCGTCCCTATACCCCCTCCAGCTCACCTCGCCCTCCTCAACACCCTTGTGGTCCACCCTATTCTCACTACGCGcgcagagaagaagaatcaGCTTGACGTCTCCTCCTGCGCCTTGGGTTATTTGCGCAATATCCTCAACCTTGTTGGTCCTGTCAACGCCGGTTTTAGAACAGCCTTTCAGTTCAGTTCCGCGTCGCGCACGGGTCGTCGATGGGATCAAAACGCACATGCAAACGATAGCGACATGTCGGATGCAGATTCGAATGGTGAAGACGAACGACTTCAAGGCAAGCTTGCGAATGATGGCAGTGTATGGAATCGTGGGCAGGACTTTTGGTCAACCATTGGCTGGGCGTTTAACTGTAGCGCACTGTATCCAGCAAGATGGCGCTACTGGAGAGCTTGGTTGGAATTCATGTTGGAAGTCTTGGAGGCTGACTGGGACGAACGTGAGCGACGCGATAAGGAAGCACAGCAAGCAAACGGCCCAGAAAGTGAAATGCCCCGGACGTCACGCGAGGATTCTATCATTGTTATGTATATGAATCAACAGAACGGCAGCCAAAATGGAGCCAGAGGATTCATCAAAGCCTTGTTTGCAGATGGAAGCGAAATATCGTCATTGGCATATCGGGAGGTATTCGATAAAGAGCCCAAAGGCCCACGCAAGGAGTCTAAGAAACGAAAGCGGGAACAAGTGCTCGACCTCGAGAACGATAAATTTGGCGACTACTTCGATGATGAGTCCATGTCTTCAGGTGTTTCTGAACCACCCACCCCTCAAAAACCCAAGGATTCGCGAAAGCTAGGGACTGCTGGGGTGCATGCGCCGGGTTTCGTCGAGTCGGTCAACATACGCCTTCGCCTTTTCAGTTTACTATCGGCGGTAACATGGTCACTGCAAAAATCAGCCGATCTCAATCGCTTATACGAAGAGTATTGTGCATCCCTGAAACGTTTACCCCTTCCCAtgttctctcttttttcttgtcAACGACCAAACATCCTTGTCTCTGAAGCACGCATTACCATTACCAAGGAGTTGTTTGACTTGTTATTACCATCATCCTACAAACACCCTTCCAAGGTAGACAAGGACGGTGAGGCAAAGGGGGCGTTGACCTTACCTATGTTGGAGCATTGTTATGTCAGCCATCCAGCCAATACTGTAGCGCTGGATGATAACGCAAAACTATCTCTGGTTATCGAAGACGCTATACAGCTACTATGGGCATGCGATTTGATGGAGTACTCAGAAGATTTTGCAGAAGCTGTCGAGAAGGGCATCAAGGCCCGGGaaacaaaagcaaagaagcgGCGCACTGGGAAAATGAAGAGTGACGAAACCGATGCCATTGCGCAAGAGGTTCTTGGAAATTCTGGTGAAAGAATTCGGATCTTACTTGAAGCATTGAAGCTTGACCAAGAAGAGGCGTCATGA
- a CDS encoding hypothetical protein (TransMembrane:14 (i90-116o122-147i159-177o189-205i217-240o246-264i285-304o316-337i358-378o390-415i422-441o447-467i487-507o564-583i)), protein MTNPRAGHSSIQLVVNDNTTSPPYEEISLLEEKDLTPAVALLGAPGTTKIPPTSTNENGLHDFPSSPGPSSIQIKRIEDLPSTQVRGWRFYGAFGTLCLVTFIIALDSTIICVALPTIAEDIGASAIEAFWCGTSFLLASTVIQPPVASLSHIFGRRPALLASVTIFTGGSIMAALARNVPVLLGGRTLQGLGSGGILALTYVIATDLVSLRERGKWFGLISLNWAIGSILGPLIGGALVEVSWPWLFWINLPFCGIAYIMIPITMRIKRKEDASVNTKIKEFDWIGSIIFVASLTSFLIPLSWGGIMYNWSSPRTAVPLFFGILGLVAFIVHIRFCRRYSRCDPLLRPSLFTSLTALSAYFATIIHGIIVWCLVYYVPLYHEIRGSSPITAGVAILPFTGTVAPAAVVVGLLIARTGAYRPFIWAGWTLVPLGMGLMMLLEKDTETFRWVLIYLTGGLGLGILYSAQAFAAQASASNSDLPFAASMYAFCRSLGQGIGVAVGGVAFQNEFRKQIEKSQEFAFKADEWAKDASALVQIIKKSPASMQLMRDTIVDGYIKGLKTVWMVLTLVACVALIVSLMCVKAKSLDRDFETEHELDQGAGEKSGKSTSDTDV, encoded by the exons ATGACCAACCCAAGAGCTGGTCACTCTTCAATCCAGCTTGTTGTCAATGACAACACGACAAGTCCTCCTTACGAAGAGATCTCGTTATTAGAAGAGAAAGATCTCACACCAGCCGTTGCTCTTTTAGGTGCCCCTGGTACAACTAAAATCCCACCCACTTCAACTAATGAGAATGGCCTACATGATTTTCCCTCTTCTCCAGGACCTTCCTCTATACAAATCAAGAGAATCGAAGACCTGCCTTCGACCCAGGTTCGGGGATGGCGCTTTTATGGTGCTTTTGGCACGTTGTGCCTGGTCACTTTCATCATTGCTCTTGATTCGACAATCATCTGCGTTGCATTGCCG ACCATAGCGGAGGACATCGGAGCTTCAGCTATTGAAGCCTTCTGGTGCGGTACCAGTTTTCTTCTCGCCTCGACCGTCATCCAACCCCCTGTCGCATCTCTATCCCACATCTTTGGTCGACGACCCGCTCTCCTGGCCTCGGTGACCATCTTTACAGGTGGGAGTATAATGGCTGCTCTCGCAAGGAACGTCCCTGTGCTGCTCGGaggtcgaacacttcaaggCCTTGGCTCTGGCGGTATTCTCGCTCTCACATATGTTATCGCCACGGATCTCGTGAGCCTCAGGGAGCGAGGGAAGTGGTTCGGTCTTATCTCTCTCAATTGGGCTATTGGTAGTATCCTTGGCCCCTTGATAGGTGGTGCTCTTGTCGAAGTGTCTTGGCCTTGGTTGTTTTGGATTAACTTGCCATTTTGTGGTATCGCTTACATCATGATACCTATCACTATGCGCATCAAGCGAAAGGAGGATGCATCAGTTAACACCAAGATCAAAGAGTTTGACTGGATTGGATCCATTATCTTTGTTGCATCTTTGACGAGCTTCTTGATCCCTCTCAGTTGGG GCGGTATCATGTACAACTGGAGTAGTCCTAGAACTGCTGTGCCTCTTTTTTTTGGTATTCTCGGTCTCGTCGCTTTCATCGTCCATATCAGGTTCTGTAGAAGATACTCTCGATGCGATCCCCTTCTCCGACCTAGTCTCTTCACATCCCTTACAGCCCTGTCTGCCTACTTTGCCACTATCATTCATGGTATCATAGTATGGTGTCTCGTTTACTATGTCCCTCTATACCACGAGATCCGAGGCTCGTCACCCATCACTGCAGGTGTCGCTATCTTGCCTTTCACTGGTACGGTAGCTCCGGCTGCTGTCGTGGTCGGGCTCCTGATTGCCAGAACTGGCGCATACAGGCCTTTCATCTGGGCTGGATGGACTCTTGTGCCCCTTGGAATGGGCTTGATGATGCTCCTTGAGAAAGACACGGAAACCTTTAGATGGGTGCTCATTTACCTTACAGGAGGACTCGGTCTGGGCATACTCTACTCAGCCCAAGCATTTGCTGCTCAGGCTTCTGCATCCAATTCTGATCTTCCATTCGCTGCTAGTATGTACGCTTTCTGTCGCTCTCTCGGTCAGGGGATTGGCGTTGCTGTTGGTGGAGTCGCTTTCCAGAATGAGTTCCGGAAGCAGATCGAGAAGAGCCAAGAATTCGCCTTCAAGGCTGATGAATGGGCCAAAGATGCATCCGCACTGGTTCAGATCATCAAGAAATCTCCTGCTAGCATGCAGCTGATGAGAGATACTATTGTCGATGGCTATATCAAGGGTCTGAAAACAGTTTGGATGGTTTTAACTCTTGTGGCTTGCGTTGCACTCATAGTGTCGCTTATGTGTGTCAAAGCTAAGAGCTTGGATCGTGATTTTGAGACTGAGCATGAATTGGATCAGGGTGCAGGGGAGAAGAGCGGCAAGTCGACATCAGATACAGATGTCTGA
- a CDS encoding hypothetical protein (TransMembrane:2 (i231-251o263-281i)): MPQFKQPRPVNDDVVQPRSFELPMRNETLDVPGNGPLDVTILLKHADHVIFNADLEGQLNDKDELSGWFRLCLQQRRDTRHMVLPRFTEIHAHCLNDIANHLSSLFAEVRRADKAGEDTSELTEKLVQEALRYDQLLLQTHKIHAIGQPNNIFLRNLVAWNRGILMGDGTGFLDEPTDDWVSIPHQDRLDQFITLIPATKVGRVLAWPFRSNTEMMGDNKLDDYHEGVMKFAIFTVFSLILGIFTCAPAGIQSLNVVSTIGEVAVYVAFVIVFGWLSLGLFRGFERPLLTSLAFAGLMANLLRGNN; encoded by the exons ATGCCTCAATTCAAGCAACCGCGACCAGTTAATGACGATGTTGTGCAGCCTCGGAGCTTCGAACTTCCCATGAGAAATGAAACACTAGACGTACCAGGTAATGGGCCATTGGACGTTACAATCTTGCTGAAGCATGCTGATCATGTGATCTTCAATGCAGACCTAGAGGGCCAGCTTAATGATAAAG ACGAACTAAGTGGGTGGTTTCGCCTATGTCTACAACAGAGACGCGACACAAGGCACATGGTATTGCCCCGTTTCACAGAAATACACGCACATTGCCTCAATGATATTGCGAACCACCTGTCGTCTCTTTTCGCGGAGGTGAGAAGAGCAGACAAGGCGGGCGAGGATACCTCAGAACTCACCGAAAAGCTTGTGCAAGAAGCCTTGAGATATG ACCAACTTTTGCTTCAAACACATAAAATCCATGCCATTGGTCAACCGAACAATATATTTTTGAGGAACCTCGTGGCTTGGAATAGGGGTATTCTGATGGGTGATGGCACTGGCTTCCTTGACGAACCGACTGATGACTGGGTATCGATCCCGCATCAAGACAGACTGGATCAGTTCATCACTTTGATCCCAGCCACCAAGGTTGGCAGAGTTCTCGCT TGGCCGTTCCGATCCAACACAGAGATGATGGGGGATAACAAGCTAGATGACTACCACGAAGGAGTGATGAAGTTTGCAATATTTACCGTTTTTAGTCTCATCCTCGGGATTTTTACCTGTGCCCCAGCCGGGATTCAGTCTTTGAATGTCGTATCGACTATTGGGGAAGTAGCGGTATATGTCGCGTTTGTGATAGTGTTTGGCTGGCTAAGCCTGGGACTGTTTCGAGGCTTCGAGAGACCGCTCTTGACTTCCCTGGCTTTTGCAGGACTCATGGCTAATCTTCTGCGCGGTAACAATTGA
- the NOP9 gene encoding Nucleolar protein 9 (BUSCO:15062at5125): MPKPRTRRGVGREEKKRKRLEEAEQQQDSYENDSKRQRTVEDDNNNGYDYLDGQDAQQNGIGETEFFGMLAEEEQEYFRRADELLELNQFPSAEDRDIFLENVYKEAQGKELKLASSQSCSRLMERIIQLSNTAQKKHLFEAFGGHFLSLVQHRFASHCCEALFLRSAGAVSQELAGFVVDTKGTDTEMQKPETSMEDHFLATLDELEGALSYLITDRFASHTLRVLLLVLAGRPLEDASVRSLVKSKKKEKISVAGSAATNEANQGLRAVPTSFALAAKKIIQDSTAGMDATALRVLARHPIGNPTLQLLLELDLTLNKSEQKTESEQPTLLFQLLPGAPKSLYDSASEASEFVNGMIYDLIGSRLIETLITHCPGKVFKALNQNIFLPKIEGYVRNDISSYAAIRVLNRLSKDDLVQAVEKIAPSVSQLVVKSRLNVLKTLFERCSARGANDEIKKLNKGLKEGCGKTPADLVIFLCGLKGEEQKKKDVQQLSKNEYAIQSHGAQLLTTLLSIPGPTKGVQESLLALEPATIVRLATTSMPTVTVLTTALSIPSANPAFHKSIASAILPHTHELAVSQFGHNLINAIVEVPGKGKERSIPFHMKEAFMTRLGEHEAELRDSWMGRSVWRNWKGDMWKTRRGDWKIWMKEVDANIPSTLPQRGPKTAEKEKPKYHSTEEITEEPVIEEPAIEEPAVEEHVVEDKMDVDEPIYQADNDDEIKKGKKKSKKDKKEKKEKKEKKEKKEKKEKKEKKEKKGKKEKKGKSKSNDAKVDDEMEE, encoded by the coding sequence ATGCCCAAGCCCAGAACAAGACGTGGCGTCGGCcgtgaggagaagaagcgaaagAGACTCGAGGAGGCCGAACAGCAGCAAGATTCATACGAGAACGACTCCAAGCGCCAGCGCACTGTCGAAGATGACAACAACAATGGCTACGACTACCTAGATGGCCAAGATGCTCAGCAAAACGGTATTGGcgagaccgagttcttcggTATGCTCgctgaagaagagcaagaataTTTCCGACGCGCCGACGAACTGCTGGAGCTCAACCAATTCCCATCAGCCGAAGACCGCGACATCTTCCTCGAGAACGTTTACAAGGAGGCGCAGGGCAAAGAGCTCAAGCTTGCCAGCAGCCAGTCTTGCTCAAGATTGATGGAGCGCATCATTCAACTCTCGAATACCGCCCAGAAGAAGCATCTCTTCGAGGCGTTTGGAGGCCATTTTCTCTCCCTCGTTCAGCACCGATTTGCTAGCCATTGTTGCGAGGCCCTCTTCTTGAGGTCTGCCGGGGCAGTGTCTCAGGAGCTTGCCGGATTCGTGGTTGACACCAAGGGCACCGATACAGAGATGCAAAAGCCCGAAACATCAATGGAGGACCATTTTCTTGCAACACTAGACGAGCTAGAGGGGGCTTTGTCCTATCTCATCACTGACCGATTCGCATCTCACACTCTGCGCGTGCTCTTGCTTGTCCTCGCCGGTCGACCTCTAGAAGACGCCTCAGTGCGGAGTCTCgtcaagagcaagaagaaggagaagatttCAGTTGCCGGATCTGCTGCTACAAATGAGGCAAACCAGGGGTTGAGAGCCGTGCCTACCTCGTTCGCCTTGGCAGCCAAGAAGATTATCCAAGACTCGACCGCAGGAATGGATGCTACTGCTTTGCGAGTGCTCGCTAGACATCCTATCGGAAACCCTACGCTACAGCTCCTGCTTGAGCTCGACCTCACCCTCAACAAGAGTGAGCAAAAAACAGAATCTGAACAACCAACCCTACTCTTCCAGCTCTTGCCAGGTGCTCCCAAGTCGCTGTACGACAGTGCCTCAGAAGCTTCCGAGTTCGTCAACGGTATGATCTACGATTTGATCGGATCACGACTCATCGAGACCCTCATCACACATTGCCCTGGCAAGGTCTTCAAAGCTCTTAACCAAAATATTTTCCTGCCCAAAATCGAGGGTTACGTCCGAAATGACATCTCTTCCTACGCCGCCATCCGCGTGCTCAACCGTCTGAGCAAGGACGATCTCGTGCAGGCTGTGGAGAAGATTGCACCCAGCGTGTCTCAACTTGTTGTCAAGTCCAGGCTCAACGTCCTCAAGACACTGTTCGAGAGATGTAGTGCCCGTGGTGCCAATGACGAGATCAAGAAACTCAACAAGGGGCTGAAGGAGGGATGCGGCAAGACTCCAGCCGATCTGGTCATCTTCCTTTGCGGTCTGAAAGGTGAggaacagaagaagaaggatgttCAGCAGCTGTCCAAGAACGAGTACGCTATTCAGTCACATGGCGCCCAACTCCTCACCACACTCCTCTCGATCCCCGGCCCCACCAAGGGTGTTCAAGAatctcttcttgctcttgagcCGGCCACTATCGTTCGCCTAGCCACCACCTCTATGCCTACCGTTACCGTCCTCACAACCGCCCTATCCATCCCATCTGCCAACCCTGCTTTCCACAAGTCCATCGCCAGCGCCATCTTGCCTCACACGCATGAGCTTGCTGTTTCGCAATTTGGTCACAACCTAATCAACGCTATCGTCGAAGTCCCTGGCAAGGGCAAAGAGCGAAGCATTCCATTCCACATGAAGGAAGCCTTTATGACACGACTTGGTGAGCATGAGGCAGAGCTCCGAGACAGCTGGATGGGTAGAAGTGTTTGGCGTAACTGGAAGGGTGATATGTGGAAGACTCGACGTGGAGATTGGAAGATCTGGATGAAAGAGGTCGATGCCAACATTCCCTCAACTCTACCACAGCGTGGACCCAAGACTgcagagaaggagaagccaAAATACCACTCTACTGAGGAGATTACCGAGGAGCCAGTCATTGAAGAGCCTGCTATCGAAGAACCTGCCGTGGAAGAGCATGTTGTTGAGGACAAGATGGATGTAGATGAGCCAATTTATCAGGCTGATAACGACGACGAGATTaagaagggaaaaaagaagagcaagaaagacaaaaaggagaagaaagagaagaaggagaagaaggagaagaaggagaagaaggagaagaaggagaagaaagagaagaagggaaaaaaagagaagaaggggaaGAGCAAATCTAACGATGCCAAAGTAGAcgatgagatggaggagTAA